CTTTTATTAACGTCGAGGTAAGAGCTCACGACGATCAAAAAACTATCTACGGCTAAAATTCCATGCGCATATTGAATTGATGGTGAGTTTACCTTATCCATTCGCAGAGTAACTGAAGGCACTATGGTAGTGAAGATTTTAATATGACATGCTTTAAAGAAATATCAACGGAATATCGATACTCTTTTAGTGTCTATATTAGAGAGTTTTAATAGCATATTTTTCTTTTTCGATTAGTGAGTAAAGTACATGCTTAATTTGTTCACCAGGATTGCTGGCATTTTGTAAGATCAGTCCTTCGGTGAGGGCTATAAATATTTGAGCTAAAGATTCATTAGGTAAAGAGGGTTGTACTCCTTCTGATTTGAAAACAGCGCATATGATTTCACCTAGCGATTTATTGTTTTCTCGTTGCAGTTGGTTGTAGTACTGTTTGAAGTTTTGATCTCTGCTGGCAATAAGCTGCATTTCTATGTTTAAAATAACACAAATGGTATTATTTTTTATTTGATCAACATAGCTGTTTAATCCATTTATCGAGATGGTATTATTTTCACTATCAATAGCAAGCGCTGATTTTAAGTTTAATCTTTCTTCTGATTTAAGTTTTTC
The sequence above is drawn from the Gilliamella apicola genome and encodes:
- a CDS encoding TetR/AcrR family transcriptional regulator, whose translation is MQRKTRAQQQQETKEMLFAAAIEQIIKFGFDKTSINSISEGAGFSKGAFFSNFKNKYDLLLQLTEKLKSEERLNLKSALAIDSENNTISINGLNSYVDQIKNNTICVILNIEMQLIASRDQNFKQYYNQLQRENNKSLGEIICAVFKSEGVQPSLPNESLAQIFIALTEGLILQNASNPGEQIKHVLYSLIEKEKYAIKTL